Proteins from a single region of Mesorhizobium sp. B1-1-8:
- a CDS encoding mannose-1-phosphate guanylyltransferase/mannose-6-phosphate isomerase — protein MPDRIVSFVMSGGVGSRLWPLSREDNPKQFHDLSGDGSMLAKTVRRLKARPNGENPIYLVASERHADRIISDISPLGLNGGRPIFEPVGRNTAAAVAVATLESIAEHGDGALMLVVPSDHEIATEMQFWETVNAGRPAADSGKIVVFGIKPTHPETGYGYIEVAANVERLAEVSRFVEKPDAETAQAYVSSGRFYWNAGIFLFRADAMRKAFLEFQPDIWETVERAYRTARPDVSGIYLPQGFYSAARSISIDYAVMEHARDIAMVTASFRWNDLGSWQSLLEASPTDHDGNVVMGDVVAMDCDNSYLRSQGKLLTVIGMKHVAVVATPDAVFVAPVSHSQNVKKVVEQLEKSGRLETKFTPSEDRVIISGSWRKRVEHWLYDETLPLWSTSGVDDVHGGFHEVLGFDARPLGKTKRMRTMARQIYAFAVAKERGWTGPADQLINHGLNFMVKYGRTDRGGWVRTLQTNGDVADPAEDAYDHSCVLLALAHAHRCGHQDALRLAEETFHFIDTHLEDNSLNGFLETPSWNGARLSNPHMHMLESFLAWHDITGDRAYLRRAARVIDLFRCHFFDQESWTLGERFDGDWQPLPGGEGQWTEPGHHFEWASLLVDFSRASGQKDLVAYARKLYSSAVASGLNRATGLAYAAVSRNGIPLDRVSRSWPQCEAVKAAVALDGIGGPDLKPEIEARVARLFRWHIDPAPLGLWIDRIDERGRSLATEVPASIFYHLVTALMLYLDKTGTQVEPFPLPISDLDKSPVRRVYA, from the coding sequence ATGCCGGACCGGATAGTAAGCTTCGTCATGAGCGGCGGGGTCGGCTCACGACTGTGGCCGCTATCGCGAGAAGATAATCCCAAACAGTTCCATGACCTCTCGGGTGACGGCTCGATGCTCGCAAAGACCGTTCGGCGACTCAAGGCGCGGCCGAACGGCGAAAACCCCATCTACCTGGTAGCGTCCGAGCGGCATGCCGACCGCATCATCTCGGACATAAGCCCACTCGGCCTGAATGGCGGCAGACCGATTTTCGAACCAGTCGGCCGCAATACCGCCGCAGCGGTGGCGGTGGCGACCCTTGAGTCGATCGCCGAACATGGCGACGGCGCGCTTATGCTCGTGGTTCCTTCCGACCACGAGATAGCAACTGAAATGCAGTTCTGGGAGACCGTAAATGCGGGCAGGCCAGCTGCCGATTCAGGAAAAATCGTCGTATTCGGCATCAAGCCGACCCATCCTGAGACCGGATACGGATACATCGAGGTTGCTGCAAACGTTGAGAGACTTGCCGAAGTGTCGCGTTTTGTTGAAAAGCCCGACGCCGAAACGGCCCAGGCATATGTATCTTCGGGCAGGTTCTACTGGAATGCAGGTATCTTCCTGTTTCGTGCCGACGCCATGCGGAAGGCATTCCTCGAATTCCAGCCGGACATCTGGGAAACCGTTGAGCGAGCCTATAGGACCGCAAGGCCCGATGTCTCCGGCATCTACCTGCCCCAGGGCTTCTACTCGGCCGCCCGCTCGATATCGATCGACTACGCGGTGATGGAGCATGCGCGCGATATCGCGATGGTCACAGCTTCTTTCCGCTGGAACGATCTTGGATCGTGGCAATCACTGCTCGAAGCAAGCCCGACCGACCACGACGGCAATGTCGTTATGGGCGACGTCGTCGCCATGGATTGCGACAATTCCTATCTTCGAAGCCAGGGTAAACTGCTGACCGTCATTGGGATGAAGCATGTGGCGGTGGTGGCAACACCAGACGCGGTGTTCGTCGCCCCCGTCAGTCACAGCCAGAACGTCAAGAAGGTTGTTGAGCAGTTGGAGAAGAGCGGACGTCTCGAGACGAAGTTCACGCCGTCGGAAGACCGCGTCATCATCAGCGGATCATGGCGCAAGCGCGTCGAGCACTGGCTCTACGATGAGACACTGCCACTTTGGTCGACCTCGGGTGTTGACGATGTCCATGGTGGCTTCCACGAGGTTCTCGGTTTCGATGCAAGGCCGTTGGGCAAAACCAAGCGCATGCGAACCATGGCACGCCAGATCTACGCTTTCGCGGTGGCCAAGGAACGCGGCTGGACCGGGCCGGCCGACCAACTCATCAACCATGGCCTCAACTTCATGGTCAAATACGGTCGCACCGACCGCGGCGGCTGGGTGCGGACCCTTCAGACCAACGGCGATGTGGCTGACCCGGCGGAAGATGCCTATGACCATTCCTGCGTGCTTTTGGCTCTTGCTCATGCTCATCGATGCGGCCATCAGGATGCCCTGCGGCTTGCTGAGGAGACATTTCATTTCATCGACACCCATCTGGAGGACAACAGCCTGAACGGCTTCCTCGAAACTCCCTCCTGGAACGGCGCGCGGTTATCGAACCCGCACATGCATATGCTGGAATCGTTTCTTGCCTGGCATGACATTACCGGCGACCGCGCTTATCTGCGTCGGGCGGCACGGGTCATCGATCTCTTCCGGTGTCATTTCTTCGACCAGGAGAGTTGGACACTTGGGGAGCGCTTTGACGGCGATTGGCAGCCCTTGCCGGGAGGCGAAGGACAGTGGACCGAACCGGGGCACCATTTCGAATGGGCCTCGTTGCTCGTCGACTTCTCCCGAGCGAGCGGACAGAAGGATTTGGTAGCCTATGCGCGGAAGCTCTACTCGTCGGCCGTCGCCAGCGGGCTGAACCGGGCCACAGGCCTAGCCTATGCAGCCGTGTCCCGAAACGGAATCCCCCTCGACCGGGTCTCCCGAAGCTGGCCGCAATGCGAGGCAGTCAAGGCAGCCGTCGCCCTGGACGGTATTGGCGGGCCGGACCTGAAACCCGAGATCGAGGCCCGCGTCGCCCGCCTCTTCAGATGGCATATCGATCCGGCACCGCTTGGCTTATGGATAGACAGGATCGATGAGCGTGGACGGTCATTAGCGACCGAAGTCCCTGCAAGCATCTTCTACCACTTGGTGACTGCACTGATGCTGTATCTGGACAAGACCGGAACACAGGTCGAGCCTTTCCCGTTGCCGATCTCGGACCTGGATAAGTCCCCTGTCAGGCGGGTCTATGCCTGA
- a CDS encoding DUF768 domain-containing protein produces MSKRGAEFFGQWVKDHVMCGSVGADIISELTAKLFADANAAGISADEIEEEIGSANQAILAAIVGSEGEPR; encoded by the coding sequence ATGAGCAAACGAGGCGCTGAGTTCTTCGGCCAATGGGTCAAGGACCACGTGATGTGCGGAAGTGTCGGCGCGGACATCATTTCGGAGTTGACGGCCAAGCTGTTTGCAGATGCGAACGCAGCAGGCATTTCTGCAGACGAGATAGAGGAGGAGATCGGAAGCGCGAATCAGGCGATCCTCGCGGCGATCGTCGGCTCCGAAGGTGAACCCAGGTAG
- a CDS encoding SOS response-associated peptidase family protein produces the protein MCVRYTRYLSWSEIHRLYRLTAPAEIGRNDAPRYNIAPSEEAPFMTAGDDGNHQLRNGRWWLIPFWAKEMPKAATFNAREWTISPADKGRDPWHIFQPGHAPFSFAGLWSTTRILISPAARSSPSRPRRQSTRSKIVSL, from the coding sequence ATGTGCGTTCGCTACACCAGATACCTGTCGTGGTCTGAGATACACCGCCTGTATCGGCTGACCGCGCCGGCGGAGATCGGCCGAAACGATGCGCCGCGCTACAACATCGCACCGAGCGAAGAAGCGCCTTTCATGACCGCCGGCGACGACGGCAATCACCAGCTCCGCAACGGTCGATGGTGGCTCATTCCATTCTGGGCGAAGGAAATGCCCAAGGCTGCCACCTTTAATGCGCGCGAGTGGACAATCTCTCCCGCCGATAAGGGCAGAGACCCTTGGCACATCTTTCAGCCCGGCCATGCGCCGTTCTCGTTCGCTGGTCTATGGTCTACAACTCGAATCTTGATATCACCAGCTGCACGATCATCACCGAGCCGTCCGCGGCGCCAGTCAACCAGATCCAAGATCGTCAGCCTCTGA
- a CDS encoding LuxR C-terminal-related transcriptional regulator, giving the protein MNSTKGLRSNTSADRSVATSWEMRALNEKEARGCLLILDERALDRECLASALLDHEIGMTIVAMHSIEEWRFNTRPGFPLMAVLLNLGGQKVTDNGVADEIKRISSEFMSVPVVVLADTEDLAQILAALECGARGYIPTSVGVDVCIEAVNLAAAGGTFVPASSVMSIRHLLNPGSRDALPLTLKDMFTLRQAEVAEALRRGKANKIIAYELNLRESTVKVHIRNIMRKLKATNRTEVAYKVNDLLADGKSG; this is encoded by the coding sequence ATGAACTCTACGAAAGGACTGCGTAGTAACACTTCTGCTGATCGGTCAGTCGCTACATCTTGGGAGATGAGAGCGCTTAACGAAAAAGAAGCAAGGGGATGCCTCCTTATCTTGGACGAAAGGGCGCTAGACCGCGAGTGCCTGGCATCAGCCCTCCTGGACCATGAAATCGGCATGACGATTGTCGCCATGCATTCGATCGAAGAATGGCGCTTCAACACGCGGCCTGGCTTTCCCCTCATGGCCGTCCTGCTCAATCTTGGCGGACAGAAGGTCACCGATAATGGTGTTGCAGACGAGATCAAGCGTATTTCGTCCGAATTCATGTCGGTCCCTGTGGTAGTCTTGGCCGACACCGAAGATCTTGCGCAGATATTGGCGGCTCTTGAATGCGGCGCGCGCGGTTATATTCCCACCTCGGTTGGGGTCGATGTCTGTATCGAGGCTGTCAACCTCGCAGCGGCGGGAGGCACCTTCGTCCCGGCGAGCAGCGTCATGTCAATTCGGCATCTGCTAAATCCAGGCAGCCGCGACGCGCTACCTTTGACTTTGAAGGACATGTTCACCCTCAGGCAGGCCGAGGTGGCCGAGGCGCTTCGGCGTGGCAAAGCAAACAAGATCATAGCTTATGAGCTCAACCTTCGCGAAAGCACGGTAAAGGTACACATCCGAAACATCATGAGAAAGTTGAAGGCGACTAATCGCACCGAGGTCGCATACAAGGTCAATGATCTTCTCGCAGATGGAAAATCTGGCTGA
- a CDS encoding Ku protein: MAAPRAVWKGFLKVGSVSCGVKLVGATSEAGKVHFKILNRKDGLPVKSAYVDEGTGDIVETEDQTKGFELDKGDFVEIEPDEIKKLKLTSQHTLEVGEFVDIADIDTRYLEKPYYVIPADGAAVEAFSVLREAMKKKRVAARSCVVLYQRGREVVIQPFGKGMLLTELRTHNEMVSEKSVFDDLKSPKYDKDLLEIAELLIEKKVTKFDPSKFEDTYEDALIAMIDAKRKGKKPPKPAPRPKENVIDLASVLKKSLAKEGIERTPKAKSATKESA, encoded by the coding sequence ATGGCTGCGCCAAGGGCGGTCTGGAAGGGATTTCTGAAGGTTGGTTCGGTCTCGTGCGGCGTGAAGCTGGTCGGCGCAACCAGCGAGGCAGGAAAGGTCCACTTCAAGATCCTGAACCGCAAGGACGGCCTGCCGGTCAAAAGCGCCTATGTCGACGAAGGGACCGGTGACATCGTCGAGACCGAGGATCAGACCAAAGGCTTTGAGCTCGACAAGGGCGATTTCGTCGAGATCGAACCTGACGAGATCAAGAAGCTCAAGCTCACCTCGCAGCACACGCTGGAAGTCGGCGAATTCGTCGATATCGCCGACATCGACACGCGGTATTTGGAAAAACCCTACTACGTCATTCCGGCCGACGGTGCCGCGGTCGAAGCATTCAGTGTGCTGCGCGAGGCGATGAAGAAAAAGCGCGTCGCGGCGCGCTCCTGCGTGGTGCTTTACCAGCGCGGCCGGGAAGTCGTCATTCAGCCTTTCGGCAAAGGCATGCTGCTCACCGAACTGCGGACTCACAACGAAATGGTTTCGGAAAAAAGCGTCTTCGACGATCTGAAGTCGCCGAAATACGACAAGGACCTGCTCGAGATCGCCGAGCTTCTGATCGAAAAGAAGGTGACGAAGTTCGATCCGTCGAAATTCGAGGACACCTATGAGGACGCGCTGATTGCCATGATCGACGCCAAGCGCAAGGGCAAGAAGCCGCCGAAGCCGGCGCCCAGGCCGAAAGAAAACGTCATCGACCTCGCCTCTGTATTGAAGAAGAGCTTGGCAAAGGAAGGTATCGAGCGGACCCCCAAGGCCAAATCAGCCACAAAAGAATCCGCATAG
- a CDS encoding DUF3606 domain-containing protein: protein MADDKSKRDFRDRGLVSGDEEYEVAHFARKFQLTIPEVRELIAKHGNDRDTLEREAKALAGR from the coding sequence ATGGCAGACGACAAGAGCAAGCGCGATTTCCGAGACCGTGGTCTCGTCTCAGGCGATGAGGAATATGAGGTCGCTCACTTCGCTAGAAAATTCCAGCTCACCATCCCCGAGGTGAGAGAACTCATAGCCAAGCACGGCAATGACCGTGACACCCTGGAACGGGAAGCCAAAGCGCTGGCCGGCCGATGA
- a CDS encoding SOS response-associated peptidase family protein: MVYNSNLDITSCTIITEPSAAPVNQIQDRQPLILDRAYYDAWLDPKTPVGDLRDILSRDIDGQLQFYRVGREINACIKDKQPTDHAVLIEPIKLL, encoded by the coding sequence ATGGTCTACAACTCGAATCTTGATATCACCAGCTGCACGATCATCACCGAGCCGTCCGCGGCGCCAGTCAACCAGATCCAAGATCGTCAGCCTCTGATCCTCGATCGGGCCTATTATGACGCCTGGCTCGACCCCAAGACGCCTGTCGGCGACCTCAGGGACATTCTCAGCCGCGACATCGATGGGCAGCTGCAGTTCTATCGTGTGGGCCGGGAGATCAATGCTTGCATCAAGGACAAGCAGCCCACCGACCACGCCGTGCTGATCGAGCCGATCAAGTTGCTATGA
- a CDS encoding phosphomannomutase/phosphoglucomutase yields the protein MIPNIVGQAKPNTFAYENSALVKATGFREYDARWWFGHPDSEKEPELNLMGVQAVGMGLGTLIRRLGVGPEIVTGHDFRSYSMAIKMALVCGLMAAGARVKDIGLALSPTAYFAQFALDAPSVAMVTASHNENGWTGVKMGAQRPLTFGPQQIAALKAVVLDGDFDLVGGGSYEFIRGFRERYIEDLTVGKNIGRKLKVVVACGNGTAGAFAPQVLESIGCEVVPLDMELDHSFPRYNPNPEDMHMLHAIRDKVLGTGADVGLGFDGDGDRCGVVDNEGSEIFADKVGVMLARDISALHPKSVFVVDVKSTGLFMTDPVLALNGATTDYWKTGHSYIKRRVAELNAIAGFEKSGHFFFNPPIGRGYDDALVTALAVCEMLDRNPGKTLADLYRDLPLTFGTPTMSSQCPDEEKYGVVANVVGEFTKIMRNGIEFAGQPLVDLVTVNGVRVVAQDGTWGLVRASSNKPEIVVVVESPVSPGRRREMFEALDAILRRNPEVGAYNQTF from the coding sequence GTGATCCCGAACATAGTCGGCCAGGCCAAGCCTAACACTTTCGCATACGAGAACAGCGCTCTTGTCAAAGCCACTGGCTTCCGTGAATACGACGCGCGTTGGTGGTTCGGGCATCCAGACTCCGAAAAAGAACCCGAACTCAACCTGATGGGCGTGCAAGCTGTTGGCATGGGCCTCGGCACGCTGATCCGCAGATTGGGTGTCGGCCCGGAGATCGTCACCGGCCACGACTTCCGCAGCTATTCAATGGCAATCAAGATGGCACTCGTCTGCGGTCTGATGGCAGCCGGCGCGCGCGTCAAGGACATCGGATTGGCACTCTCTCCGACGGCATACTTCGCCCAGTTCGCGCTCGATGCTCCATCCGTGGCCATGGTAACGGCCTCCCATAACGAGAACGGTTGGACTGGGGTGAAAATGGGGGCGCAAAGGCCCCTGACATTCGGCCCCCAGCAGATAGCAGCTTTGAAAGCGGTCGTGCTGGACGGCGATTTCGATCTCGTCGGTGGGGGGAGCTATGAATTCATAAGGGGATTTCGCGAGCGATACATCGAAGACCTGACTGTCGGAAAAAACATCGGCAGGAAGCTGAAGGTGGTGGTTGCCTGCGGCAACGGCACCGCCGGCGCTTTTGCGCCGCAGGTGCTTGAAAGCATCGGCTGCGAAGTCGTCCCGCTGGACATGGAACTCGACCACTCATTCCCCCGCTACAACCCCAATCCCGAGGACATGCACATGCTGCACGCGATCCGGGACAAGGTGCTGGGGACAGGTGCCGATGTCGGGCTCGGCTTTGACGGCGACGGCGACCGCTGCGGCGTGGTCGACAACGAGGGTAGCGAGATTTTCGCAGACAAGGTCGGCGTCATGCTGGCGCGCGACATCTCGGCGCTGCATCCGAAGTCCGTCTTCGTCGTCGACGTGAAGTCGACGGGACTGTTCATGACGGATCCCGTTCTCGCGCTAAACGGTGCAACGACGGATTACTGGAAGACCGGGCACTCCTACATCAAGAGACGTGTAGCCGAACTCAACGCCATCGCTGGCTTCGAGAAGTCGGGGCACTTCTTCTTCAACCCACCGATCGGGCGCGGCTATGATGACGCGCTCGTCACGGCCCTCGCCGTCTGCGAGATGCTCGACCGCAACCCGGGCAAGACGCTCGCGGATCTCTACCGCGACCTGCCGCTGACCTTTGGCACCCCGACGATGTCGTCCCAATGCCCCGACGAGGAGAAGTACGGCGTCGTCGCGAACGTTGTCGGGGAATTCACGAAAATAATGAGGAACGGGATCGAGTTTGCTGGCCAGCCGCTGGTGGATCTGGTGACCGTAAATGGTGTGCGGGTCGTTGCCCAGGACGGCACCTGGGGGCTGGTCAGGGCCTCCTCGAACAAGCCGGAAATTGTCGTGGTGGTGGAAAGCCCCGTCTCGCCGGGGCGACGTCGGGAAATGTTTGAGGCCCTTGATGCCATTCTGCGCCGCAATCCGGAGGTCGGAGCCTACAACCAAACATTCTGA
- a CDS encoding Crp/Fnr family transcriptional regulator, with product MQTLLQFIRSHPVRAGSEMDWGNGFFGVVSKRYKPHSIVCRQGDEDDRIFIVKSGWALLYRDLLNGGRQIVDTPVRGDIIGFSFVEGPRYASLASITELAVFDVSRKELTEAIFAGGLLAKEVACSLGRVNAILAEHLANIGRRNAITRTAHFFLELEERLSNAGSSAHGRYDCPLTQNDLADILGLTAVHVNRTLRELRKADLLSFKAGHVQLINRKKLVKMAGFENEYLRYGL from the coding sequence ATGCAGACGCTGTTGCAGTTCATACGTTCGCATCCCGTTCGGGCGGGATCGGAAATGGATTGGGGAAACGGCTTTTTTGGCGTCGTCTCAAAAAGGTATAAACCTCATTCGATCGTATGCCGCCAAGGCGACGAAGACGACAGGATCTTCATCGTAAAATCGGGTTGGGCCCTGCTTTATCGCGATCTGCTTAATGGTGGACGGCAGATTGTTGACACTCCTGTTCGGGGGGACATTATCGGTTTCAGTTTCGTGGAAGGTCCCCGCTACGCGTCGCTCGCGTCCATAACTGAGCTAGCTGTTTTTGACGTTTCCAGGAAAGAGCTGACTGAGGCCATCTTTGCGGGAGGCTTGTTAGCGAAAGAGGTTGCCTGTTCCTTAGGCCGCGTGAATGCGATCTTGGCAGAGCATCTAGCGAATATCGGGCGACGTAATGCGATAACCCGCACAGCCCACTTCTTTCTTGAACTGGAGGAGAGGCTCTCCAATGCTGGCTCGTCCGCCCATGGACGGTACGATTGTCCCCTCACCCAGAATGACCTGGCTGATATTCTCGGGCTGACCGCCGTTCATGTTAACCGCACGCTGCGCGAGCTTCGCAAGGCCGACCTCCTCAGTTTCAAGGCTGGCCATGTACAACTGATCAACCGCAAGAAACTTGTCAAAATGGCAGGGTTCGAAAACGAGTATCTGAGATATGGTCTGTAG